In one window of Psychrobacter sp. P2G3 DNA:
- a CDS encoding patatin-like phospholipase family protein: MLAFSGGGTRAAALSYGVLEKLRDTPVTIDGVERRLLDEVDVISSVSGGSYTAAYYGLFGDDIFKQFAPDFLYEDWQSRLIKLAIRPQSLIAMSSSEYNRGDLVANNLNHSLFQQKTFADMGRGKLPYVILNASDLNNSTTFSFTQQHFDFLCSDLSSYPVANAVMASSSVPGIFAPIALRNFSDCPQRYQSWVEDALNQDSHLPRNYAVARALKRYSYPERMPVLRLVDGGVTDNLGVRGSMMSPVTQYGDVPNMAGAFSPEKFRQVKQVLVVVANAQTYSEHKWSLEGKDPGFFETVSASSEVALGILNNETVSLAKKEFLQWGEHVNAQRSSDSPQVEVHFSILTFDQVENKKERAKFDAMPTTFHLQPKQVDELRELGSSLLDQSEEFQNFRKALQ; encoded by the coding sequence GTGCTCGCATTTTCTGGTGGCGGTACACGAGCGGCGGCGCTTAGCTACGGCGTGCTAGAAAAGCTACGCGATACACCGGTAACTATAGACGGCGTGGAGCGTCGACTGTTAGATGAGGTGGATGTTATCTCTTCGGTATCAGGCGGTAGCTACACAGCAGCCTACTACGGCTTGTTTGGCGATGATATATTTAAGCAGTTTGCGCCAGATTTTCTGTATGAGGACTGGCAGTCTCGATTGATAAAGCTCGCGATACGTCCGCAAAGCCTTATAGCGATGAGCAGCTCTGAATACAATCGTGGCGATCTGGTAGCGAATAACTTAAATCATAGTCTGTTTCAGCAAAAAACTTTTGCCGATATGGGGCGTGGAAAGTTACCTTACGTTATCCTGAATGCCAGTGACTTAAATAATTCAACGACATTTTCCTTTACCCAGCAGCATTTTGATTTTTTGTGTTCAGATTTGTCGAGTTATCCGGTGGCAAATGCTGTGATGGCATCTTCCTCAGTACCTGGCATCTTTGCACCTATAGCGCTGCGCAATTTTTCCGACTGCCCTCAGCGTTACCAGTCGTGGGTCGAGGATGCCTTAAATCAAGACAGTCATCTGCCGCGCAATTATGCGGTAGCCCGGGCGTTAAAGCGTTATTCTTATCCAGAGCGTATGCCCGTCCTACGCTTAGTAGATGGCGGGGTAACCGATAACTTGGGTGTGCGTGGATCTATGATGAGTCCAGTGACTCAGTATGGTGATGTGCCCAATATGGCTGGTGCGTTTAGCCCTGAAAAATTCCGCCAAGTTAAACAAGTGCTGGTCGTAGTCGCCAATGCTCAAACCTACTCTGAGCATAAATGGTCATTGGAAGGTAAAGACCCAGGGTTCTTCGAGACAGTTTCAGCTTCTAGCGAAGTGGCATTAGGTATTTTAAATAACGAGACCGTCTCATTAGCTAAAAAAGAATTTTTGCAATGGGGTGAGCACGTGAATGCACAGCGCAGCTCTGACTCGCCTCAAGTTGAGGTGCATTTTTCCATATTAACTTTCGATCAAGTTGAGAATAAGAAAGAACGCGCAAAGTTCGATGCCATGCCAACCACTTTTCATCTACAGCCTAAACAAGTTGATGAGTTGCGGGAGTTAGGCAGCAGCTTACTTGATCAATCTGAGGAATTCCAAAATTTTCGTAAAGCGCTACAGTGA